A stretch of the Bradyrhizobium sp. CCBAU 53351 genome encodes the following:
- a CDS encoding TRAP transporter large permease subunit, protein MTAAVSVSGGRRGSIALLLRVSDAIAAILLAADLVVVCVSVLLRFFFNAPVEWSDDVARGLMVGSAFFGAASALARGENVGVSFFRDLLPVRLRALVDAASALLIVLISGYVAYNAIKLGSLTAGQTTGSGLPLELTFYPMGVGALFMTVFAIDHLCARPLPEIVRGLIAIIVVTGLYLVWDYLSPSSVPSAGTLMLIGFFATLFGGLPIGFALALAALIFIWVEGALPGVIFAQQMARGIDNFVLLAIPFFILVGYLMEANGMSVRLIELLQRAVGRMRGGLNVVMVASMVLFSGISGSKMADVAAVGSVLIPAARRSRQNPGGAVALLAASAVMAETIPPCINLIILGFVANLSIGGLFVAGLLPSALMASVLIAVSIIFGKRPERIEEVEPQMPVSGLWSGAIASFGLIFMIFFGFKSGFATATEISAFAVAYALVVGSVVFRELSFKSAAHSFVQAATRAGLVLFIVAAAQSLAFTLTLQQVPHAVGDFMLGLSKTSGVWLFILLAIAVLIVMGSVLEGAAALIIFGPLLLPVAVQLGVDPLHFGVVLVIAMGIGLFAPPLGLGLYGACLIGNVPIEQTVKPIMGYLGLLFLCLLVIAFVPWLSTALPRAFGY, encoded by the coding sequence ATGACAGCCGCCGTGTCCGTTTCGGGCGGCCGCCGCGGCAGCATCGCCCTGCTGCTCCGCGTCAGCGATGCGATCGCGGCGATCCTGCTCGCCGCCGATCTCGTGGTGGTCTGCGTCTCCGTCCTGCTGCGGTTCTTCTTCAACGCGCCGGTTGAATGGTCCGACGATGTTGCGCGCGGGCTGATGGTCGGCTCGGCCTTTTTCGGCGCGGCGAGCGCGCTCGCGCGCGGCGAGAATGTCGGTGTTTCCTTCTTCCGCGACCTCTTGCCGGTGCGGCTGCGCGCGCTGGTCGATGCCGCCAGCGCGCTGTTGATCGTGCTGATTTCCGGCTACGTCGCCTACAACGCGATCAAGCTGGGTTCGCTGACCGCAGGCCAGACCACCGGCTCAGGCCTGCCGCTGGAATTGACCTTCTATCCCATGGGGGTCGGCGCGCTGTTCATGACGGTGTTCGCGATCGACCATCTCTGCGCAAGGCCGCTGCCAGAGATCGTCAGGGGGCTCATCGCGATCATCGTCGTCACCGGCCTTTATCTGGTCTGGGACTATCTGTCGCCGTCCTCGGTGCCGTCGGCAGGCACCTTGATGCTGATCGGCTTCTTCGCAACCCTGTTCGGCGGCCTGCCGATCGGTTTTGCGCTGGCGCTCGCCGCGCTGATCTTCATCTGGGTCGAAGGCGCGTTGCCCGGCGTGATCTTCGCCCAGCAGATGGCGCGCGGCATCGACAATTTCGTGCTGCTGGCGATCCCCTTCTTCATCCTCGTCGGCTATCTCATGGAAGCCAACGGCATGTCGGTGCGGCTGATCGAGCTGTTGCAGCGCGCGGTCGGGCGCATGCGCGGCGGCCTCAACGTCGTCATGGTCGCTTCCATGGTGCTATTCTCGGGCATCTCGGGCTCGAAGATGGCCGATGTCGCAGCGGTCGGCTCCGTGCTGATCCCGGCCGCGCGTCGTTCCAGGCAAAATCCGGGCGGCGCGGTGGCGCTGCTCGCGGCCTCCGCCGTGATGGCGGAGACCATTCCACCCTGCATCAATCTGATCATTCTGGGCTTCGTGGCCAATCTGTCGATCGGTGGCCTGTTCGTCGCCGGCCTGCTGCCGTCGGCGCTGATGGCTTCTGTGCTGATTGCGGTCTCCATCATCTTCGGCAAGCGGCCGGAGCGGATCGAGGAGGTCGAGCCGCAGATGCCGGTGTCGGGGCTGTGGAGCGGTGCGATCGCCTCGTTCGGCCTGATCTTCATGATCTTCTTCGGCTTCAAGAGCGGCTTTGCCACCGCGACCGAAATCTCGGCCTTCGCGGTGGCTTATGCGCTGGTCGTCGGCAGCGTGGTGTTCCGGGAGCTCAGCTTCAAATCGGCCGCGCACAGCTTCGTGCAGGCCGCGACGCGCGCGGGTCTCGTCCTGTTCATCGTCGCCGCCGCGCAATCGCTGGCGTTCACGCTGACCCTGCAGCAGGTGCCGCATGCGGTCGGCGATTTCATGCTCGGGCTCTCCAAGACCTCGGGCGTCTGGCTGTTCATCCTGCTGGCGATCGCCGTGCTGATCGTGATGGGCTCGGTGCTGGAGGGCGCAGCCGCGCTGATCATCTTCGGGCCGCTGCTGTTGCCGGTCGCGGTGCAGCTCGGCGTCGACCCCCTGCATTTCGGCGTCGTGCTGGTCATCGCCATGGGCATCGGCCTGTTCGCGCCGCCGCTCGGGCTCGGCCTTTACGGCGCCTGCCTGATCGGCAACGTGCCGATCGAGCAGACGGTGAAGCCGATCATGGGCTATCTCGGCCTGTTGTTCCTCTGCCTGCTCGTCATCGCCTTCGTGCCGTGGCTGAGCACCGCGCTGCCGCGGGCGTTCGGTTACTGA
- a CDS encoding TRAP transporter substrate-binding protein, whose product MTIVPVNRRAFIKSSAAVTAGLVLSPAIIGRAEAATLKLKCSSSLPNDPKFANGRVYYDNLVKNLKGNGLGEQVEVAFFPDNQLGQEIDVINSVKLGVIDLMVSGSSISANLVPLVGTYDLGFLFSSFPQQTKAFDAGAAKPIEDALLKGGNIRIIAWAYNFGSRSVLAKKPVKTPEDLAGLKIRTLPNPVITECLRLMGAAATPLAFGEIYTALQAGVLDGLEHDPPTILASKFFETSKFYALTQHNFSPLAIYFSDMTYNRMDPKLREGFLDAAKKAAVDTRAHGLAVEKEALAALTEKGVTVAECDREAFKKRVAPQTENFMKARPESKAVIDIIRATQA is encoded by the coding sequence ATGACCATCGTGCCCGTGAACCGCCGCGCGTTCATCAAGTCATCGGCGGCGGTCACCGCCGGCCTCGTGCTCTCTCCCGCCATCATCGGCCGCGCCGAAGCTGCGACGCTGAAGCTGAAATGCTCCTCCTCGCTGCCGAACGATCCCAAATTCGCCAACGGCCGGGTCTACTACGACAATCTCGTCAAGAACCTGAAAGGGAATGGCCTCGGCGAGCAGGTCGAGGTCGCCTTTTTCCCCGACAACCAGCTCGGCCAGGAGATCGACGTCATCAATTCGGTGAAGCTCGGTGTCATCGACCTCATGGTGTCGGGCTCGTCGATCTCGGCCAATCTGGTGCCGCTGGTCGGCACGTACGATCTCGGTTTCCTGTTCTCGAGCTTCCCGCAGCAGACCAAGGCGTTCGACGCCGGCGCGGCCAAGCCGATCGAGGACGCGCTGCTCAAGGGCGGCAACATCCGCATCATCGCCTGGGCCTATAATTTCGGCTCGCGCAGCGTGCTGGCGAAGAAGCCGGTGAAGACGCCGGAGGACCTCGCCGGCCTCAAGATCAGGACGCTGCCCAACCCCGTCATCACCGAATGCCTGCGCCTGATGGGCGCCGCTGCGACGCCCCTGGCGTTCGGCGAAATCTACACGGCCCTGCAGGCCGGCGTGCTTGACGGTCTGGAGCACGATCCGCCGACGATCCTGGCCAGCAAATTCTTCGAAACGTCGAAATTCTACGCGCTGACCCAGCATAATTTCTCGCCGCTTGCGATCTATTTCAGCGACATGACCTATAACCGCATGGACCCGAAGCTGCGCGAAGGCTTCCTCGATGCTGCGAAGAAGGCCGCGGTCGACACCCGGGCCCATGGGCTCGCCGTCGAGAAGGAGGCGCTTGCGGCCCTGACCGAGAAGGGCGTGACGGTGGCCGAATGCGACCGCGAGGCGTTCAAGAAGCGCGTCGCGCCGCAGACCGAGAACTTCATGAAGGCGCGGCCGGAGTCCAAGGCCGTCATCGACATCATCCGCGCGACGCAAGCCTGA
- a CDS encoding caspase family protein: MRRPVFSNLLLASGLLALAQLMIPTEAAAEARLALVIGQSAYRTVPELPNAANDAKGMTELLGNAGFTVTTAANLAQNEMRAAISDFAGKVSASGADTVALVFYAGHGLQIDGENYLVPVDLDPKREADIPLQGVRLNDLLNTLGALPTRARIFMLDACRNNPFPALSGAGHGLAIVDTKAGAPGSFISYSTSPGAEAEDGSGIDSPYTTAALTIAKQPNLPIEEVFKRIRVAVAQSTDGRQIPWESSSLTTDFKFFGESGSQPSSLPGANSMALASGTRSLEDWRKELQGKPAMIAYELVITDDTVPAYQAYIELYAQDTRTPRVRTVLERRRQMLAWERATAINTHASFEAYLANWDNSDLAATARRLLLRVQNRNYGVPVAAAATPVAVAMAPTCPCSAPTPPATPANPSVAPIIKKRVDVTPPKRKVVETPPKRRPPPDEVVYERAPPPGPPPGAVMQGIGVGIGIGIGMGGRGGGGDHYRGDYRRY, encoded by the coding sequence ATGCGCCGTCCAGTCTTTTCCAATTTGCTTCTTGCATCCGGCCTTCTTGCGCTCGCTCAGTTGATGATTCCGACGGAGGCCGCTGCCGAAGCGCGGCTCGCGCTGGTGATCGGCCAATCCGCCTATCGCACCGTGCCCGAGCTGCCCAACGCCGCCAACGACGCCAAGGGCATGACAGAGCTGCTCGGCAATGCCGGCTTCACCGTCACCACCGCGGCCAATCTGGCGCAGAACGAGATGCGCGCCGCGATCTCGGATTTCGCCGGCAAGGTCAGCGCCAGCGGCGCCGACACCGTCGCGCTGGTGTTTTATGCCGGCCACGGTCTGCAGATCGACGGCGAGAACTATCTCGTTCCTGTCGATCTCGATCCCAAGCGCGAGGCCGACATCCCGCTCCAGGGCGTCCGCCTCAACGACCTGCTCAACACGCTCGGCGCCCTGCCGACGCGGGCACGCATCTTCATGCTCGATGCCTGCCGCAACAATCCGTTCCCGGCGCTGAGCGGCGCCGGCCACGGCCTTGCGATCGTCGACACCAAGGCCGGCGCGCCCGGCTCCTTCATCTCCTATTCGACATCGCCGGGCGCCGAAGCCGAGGACGGCAGTGGCATCGACAGCCCCTACACCACGGCGGCGCTGACCATCGCCAAGCAGCCCAACCTGCCGATCGAGGAAGTGTTCAAGCGCATCCGTGTCGCCGTCGCACAATCGACCGACGGCCGGCAGATTCCCTGGGAAAGCTCCTCGCTCACCACCGACTTCAAGTTCTTCGGCGAGAGCGGCAGTCAGCCGTCGTCGCTTCCGGGCGCAAATTCGATGGCGCTTGCCAGTGGCACGCGTAGCCTCGAGGACTGGCGCAAGGAATTGCAGGGCAAGCCTGCCATGATCGCCTATGAACTCGTCATCACGGACGACACGGTGCCGGCGTATCAGGCCTATATCGAGCTGTACGCGCAGGATACCCGCACGCCGCGCGTGCGCACCGTGCTGGAACGGCGGCGCCAGATGCTGGCCTGGGAGCGCGCGACCGCGATCAACACCCACGCTTCGTTCGAGGCTTATCTGGCCAATTGGGACAACAGCGACCTCGCCGCGACCGCGCGCCGGCTGCTGCTGCGCGTGCAGAACCGCAATTACGGCGTGCCCGTCGCCGCCGCGGCGACCCCGGTCGCCGTCGCAATGGCTCCGACCTGCCCGTGCTCAGCGCCGACACCGCCGGCAACGCCCGCCAATCCGAGCGTCGCGCCCATCATCAAGAAGCGCGTCGACGTCACTCCGCCCAAGCGCAAGGTGGTCGAGACGCCGCCGAAGCGCCGGCCGCCGCCCGACGAAGTGGTCTACGAGCGCGCGCCGCCTCCCGGACCGCCGCCCGGCGCCGTGATGCAGGGCATCGGCGTCGGGATCGGCATCGGCATCGGAATGGGCGGTCGCGGCGGCGGCGGCGACCATTACCGCGGCGACTACCGCAGATACTGA
- a CDS encoding Spy/CpxP family protein refolding chaperone: MVRPVIGIAAMAFACMLAGAALAKGGHGGGHGGGHGGGHGGGHHGGGHFRGHGGGHVHGGGHHRGMRFTTGARRGGPNFGQIRNAAIRPASFRNALNSSAFRNGRLISNPAARAQLAAAAALAGWSGASSGWWQHAGGGYGWVGPLFWPFAYNDLYDYTIWGDGLGFWGYGYPDIYAGIFGPYGFDRLSAYLPQQPQGRRRARSAPLDQLCGSDHRAIAGLPIDQIASAVQPTDAQGSALDALGNASVDAAALIRTSCPTQAAATAPGRLAAMQQRIEAMQKAVDLVQPALDQFYGSLNDEQKARLNALADDQRRASASNNAGGSPVQTCSVPAAFDWPSATIEERLRPSDTQRAALQVLQDTSVKASASLKATCEPNEVMTPPARMATIRKRLDAMLDGIKSVRAALDDFYATLNDEQKAQFEAIGPRRTS, from the coding sequence ATGGTGCGACCGGTCATTGGAATTGCCGCAATGGCGTTTGCCTGCATGCTGGCGGGCGCGGCCCTGGCGAAGGGCGGACATGGCGGGGGTCATGGCGGCGGCCACGGAGGCGGACACGGCGGTGGCCATCACGGCGGCGGACATTTCCGCGGTCATGGCGGCGGGCATGTGCATGGCGGCGGACATCATCGCGGCATGCGGTTCACCACGGGTGCCCGGCGCGGCGGGCCCAATTTTGGTCAGATCCGCAACGCGGCGATCCGTCCCGCGAGCTTCCGCAATGCCCTCAACTCCAGCGCATTCCGCAACGGCCGGCTGATCAGCAATCCGGCGGCGCGTGCGCAGCTCGCCGCCGCGGCCGCACTCGCCGGCTGGAGCGGCGCGAGCAGCGGCTGGTGGCAACATGCGGGTGGCGGCTATGGCTGGGTTGGTCCGCTGTTCTGGCCGTTCGCCTATAACGACCTCTACGACTACACGATCTGGGGCGACGGGCTCGGCTTCTGGGGTTATGGCTACCCGGACATCTATGCCGGAATATTCGGCCCCTACGGTTTTGATCGCCTGTCGGCCTATCTGCCGCAGCAACCGCAGGGACGACGGCGGGCGCGCAGCGCACCGCTCGATCAGCTCTGCGGCAGTGACCACCGCGCCATCGCCGGGCTGCCCATCGATCAGATCGCATCCGCGGTGCAGCCGACGGATGCGCAGGGCTCAGCTCTCGATGCGCTCGGCAACGCCTCGGTCGACGCGGCAGCACTGATCCGCACATCCTGTCCGACGCAGGCCGCAGCGACGGCCCCCGGCCGGCTCGCGGCCATGCAGCAACGCATCGAGGCGATGCAGAAGGCCGTCGATCTGGTCCAGCCCGCCCTCGACCAGTTCTATGGTTCGCTCAACGACGAACAGAAGGCGCGCTTGAATGCCCTCGCTGACGATCAGCGGCGCGCCAGCGCATCGAACAATGCGGGCGGATCGCCGGTGCAGACTTGCAGCGTGCCCGCCGCGTTCGATTGGCCCAGCGCCACGATCGAGGAAAGACTTCGTCCGAGCGACACCCAGCGCGCGGCGCTTCAGGTGCTGCAGGATACCAGCGTCAAGGCCAGCGCATCGCTGAAAGCGACCTGCGAGCCCAATGAGGTCATGACACCGCCGGCCCGCATGGCCACGATCCGCAAGCGGCTGGATGCGATGCTGGACGGCATCAAGTCGGTGCGCGCGGCGCTCGATGATTTCTACGCCACGCTCAACGACGAGCAGAAGGCGCAGTTCGAGGCGATCGGGCCGCGCCGCACGTCCTGA
- a CDS encoding FAD-binding oxidoreductase — protein MGTTITNNPPRPEPKALASALEQLAARFGNRLITSQAVREQHGHTTTWIPNQPPDGVVMAQETADIQDVVRICAKNGVPVIPFGTGTSLEGQVNAPAGGISIDLRDMNKVLAVHAEDLDCVIQPGVTRKALNEHLRDQGLFFPIDPGADASLGGMASTRASGTNAVRYGTMRDSVLALKVVRGDGEIITTGTRAKKSSAGYDLTHLFVGAEGTLGIISELTIRLRGIPETIAAGAVSFETVHGACQAVILAIQTGIPVARIELLNAAQVQACNAYSKLTLPETPLLLMEFHGSEIEVAEQSKAFGEIAKDCGGGDFSWTTKPEDRTKLWQARHDAYWSVKALRPGDSIGVVATDVCVPISRLAECVSETEEDLKRLNLLSPIVGHVGDGNFHCSLVCDTNDAAEMARGEEFMHRLVERAQAMDGTCTGEHGIGQGKQKYLKAELGPEALDAMRALKKALDPLNIFNPGKIVPEA, from the coding sequence GTGGGTACGACCATCACCAATAATCCGCCGCGGCCGGAGCCGAAAGCCCTCGCGAGCGCGCTGGAGCAACTCGCCGCACGCTTCGGCAACCGCCTCATCACCTCGCAGGCCGTGCGCGAGCAGCACGGCCATACCACCACCTGGATCCCCAACCAGCCGCCGGATGGCGTGGTGATGGCGCAGGAGACCGCCGACATCCAGGACGTGGTGCGGATCTGCGCCAAGAACGGCGTCCCGGTCATTCCCTTCGGCACCGGCACCTCGCTGGAGGGCCAGGTCAACGCGCCCGCCGGCGGTATCTCGATCGACCTGCGCGACATGAACAAGGTGCTCGCGGTGCATGCCGAGGACCTCGACTGCGTGATCCAGCCCGGCGTGACCCGCAAGGCGCTCAACGAGCACCTGCGCGACCAGGGCCTGTTCTTCCCGATCGATCCCGGCGCGGATGCCTCGCTGGGCGGCATGGCCTCGACCCGCGCCTCCGGCACCAATGCGGTGCGCTACGGCACCATGCGCGACAGCGTGCTGGCGTTGAAGGTGGTACGCGGCGACGGCGAGATCATCACCACGGGCACGCGCGCCAAGAAGTCATCGGCGGGCTACGACCTCACCCATCTGTTCGTCGGTGCGGAAGGCACGCTCGGCATCATCTCGGAATTGACCATCCGCCTGCGCGGCATTCCCGAGACGATCGCGGCCGGCGCGGTGTCGTTCGAGACCGTGCACGGGGCCTGTCAGGCCGTCATCCTGGCGATCCAGACCGGCATTCCCGTGGCGCGTATCGAGCTGCTCAACGCCGCGCAGGTGCAAGCCTGCAACGCCTATTCGAAGCTGACGCTGCCGGAGACGCCGCTGCTTCTGATGGAATTCCACGGTAGCGAGATCGAGGTCGCCGAACAGTCCAAGGCCTTCGGCGAGATCGCGAAAGATTGCGGCGGCGGCGATTTCTCCTGGACCACCAAGCCGGAGGACCGCACCAAACTGTGGCAGGCGCGGCACGACGCCTATTGGTCCGTGAAGGCGCTGCGGCCCGGCGACAGCATCGGCGTGGTCGCGACCGACGTCTGCGTGCCGATCTCTCGCCTTGCCGAGTGCGTCAGCGAGACCGAGGAGGATCTCAAGCGGCTCAACCTGCTGTCGCCGATCGTCGGCCATGTCGGCGATGGCAATTTCCATTGCTCCCTGGTCTGCGACACCAACGACGCCGCCGAGATGGCGCGCGGCGAAGAGTTCATGCATCGCCTGGTCGAGCGCGCGCAGGCCATGGACGGCACCTGCACCGGCGAGCACGGGATCGGCCAGGGCAAGCAGAAATATCTGAAGGCGGAGCTCGGCCCCGAGGCACTGGATGCGATGCGGGCCCTGAAGAAGGCCCTCGATCCGCTCAACATCTTCAATCCCGGCAAGATTGTGCCCGAGGCGTAG
- a CDS encoding thioesterase family protein, with protein sequence MPETAASTPKAEPFRAAIMQIEPQWIDYNGHLNMAYYNVMFDRAIDQLWSELGIGPTYMKERGGSTFTAECHVRYLREIHLGDPVQILVWLLEADDKRLHTFEEMRHATEGWLSATSENMSLHMDMNARRVAPFPPDISERIAAVTKAHSAVPRPEGIGRNVAMPSKR encoded by the coding sequence ATGCCGGAGACTGCCGCCTCGACGCCCAAAGCAGAGCCGTTCCGCGCCGCGATCATGCAGATCGAGCCGCAATGGATCGACTACAACGGCCATCTCAACATGGCCTATTACAACGTGATGTTCGACCGCGCGATCGACCAGCTCTGGAGCGAGCTCGGGATCGGGCCCACCTATATGAAGGAGCGCGGCGGCTCGACCTTCACGGCCGAATGCCATGTGCGCTATCTGCGCGAAATCCACCTCGGCGATCCCGTGCAGATCCTGGTGTGGTTGCTGGAAGCCGACGACAAGCGGCTGCATACATTCGAGGAGATGCGGCACGCGACCGAGGGCTGGCTGTCGGCGACGTCCGAGAACATGTCGCTGCACATGGACATGAATGCGCGGCGCGTTGCGCCGTTTCCGCCCGATATCAGCGAGCGCATCGCTGCGGTCACAAAGGCCCACAGCGCGGTCCCGCGCCCCGAGGGCATCGGCCGGAACGTGGCGATGCCCTCGAAGCGCTAA
- a CDS encoding DUF1328 domain-containing protein — protein sequence MLGWVVTFLVIALIAGILGFGGVAGASIEIAKIIFFIAVVLFLVSAVVGLARGRNRV from the coding sequence ATGCTAGGCTGGGTTGTGACGTTTCTGGTTATCGCACTGATCGCCGGCATCCTGGGCTTCGGCGGCGTCGCCGGCGCTTCGATCGAGATCGCCAAGATCATCTTCTTCATCGCGGTCGTTCTGTTCCTGGTCTCGGCCGTGGTCGGCTTGGCCCGCGGCCGCAACAGGGTATAG